In Streptomyces sp. NBC_01551, one DNA window encodes the following:
- a CDS encoding MFS transporter, whose product MPSTLSLIRNIFTDPRERARAIGIWAAVAGAGAAIGPLVGGLLVERYGWAAAFWVNVPVVVVTVIAGVWLLPEYKAAGSHPLDWPSAVLSVVGIVALAWGIKHVARGSPAAADLVILLVAIGLLAWFARRQLKLPDPLLDVRLFRNPPFTAAALTTLMAMLAAGAALFLVSLWLQYVHGYTPFEAGLRTLPTALAMLVSSLLAPALMHRPGVRAAMALGLAGLVAGFVLLALAPQPTSYAYVAVFLISIGLGDGLAVTTAASVLVSAVPPERAGQAGAVSETSYELGVGLGVALLGSIHGAAYARHMAGAPAGAAESIGGAKELAERLPAAEGIALLDRARDAFDSALTTTSYVSIAIAGAVLVLVVWMVPKDFKATGSGH is encoded by the coding sequence ATGCCGTCCACGCTCTCGCTGATCCGGAACATCTTCACCGACCCCCGCGAGCGGGCGCGCGCCATCGGCATCTGGGCCGCCGTGGCCGGCGCCGGTGCCGCCATCGGGCCGCTCGTCGGCGGGCTGCTGGTCGAGCGGTACGGCTGGGCCGCGGCCTTCTGGGTCAACGTCCCCGTCGTGGTCGTGACCGTCATCGCCGGCGTCTGGCTGCTGCCCGAGTACAAGGCCGCCGGCAGCCACCCCCTCGACTGGCCCAGCGCCGTGCTCTCCGTCGTCGGCATCGTCGCCCTCGCCTGGGGGATCAAGCACGTGGCCCGGGGCAGCCCGGCCGCCGCCGACCTCGTCATCCTGCTCGTCGCGATCGGGCTCCTCGCCTGGTTCGCCCGGCGGCAGCTGAAGCTCCCCGATCCGCTGCTCGACGTACGGCTCTTTCGGAACCCGCCCTTCACCGCCGCCGCGCTCACCACCCTGATGGCCATGCTCGCCGCCGGCGCCGCGCTGTTCCTGGTGTCGCTGTGGCTCCAGTACGTCCACGGGTACACGCCTTTCGAGGCCGGCCTGCGCACCCTCCCCACCGCGCTCGCGATGCTGGTCAGCTCGCTGCTGGCGCCGGCCCTGATGCACCGCCCCGGCGTGCGCGCCGCCATGGCGCTGGGTCTGGCCGGTCTGGTCGCCGGGTTCGTCCTGCTCGCGCTCGCCCCGCAGCCGACCTCGTACGCCTACGTCGCCGTCTTCCTCATCTCCATCGGGCTCGGCGACGGCCTCGCCGTCACCACCGCCGCCTCCGTGCTCGTCTCCGCGGTCCCGCCCGAGCGAGCCGGGCAGGCCGGCGCCGTGTCCGAGACCTCGTACGAACTGGGCGTGGGCCTCGGCGTCGCGCTGCTCGGGTCCATCCACGGGGCCGCCTACGCCCGGCACATGGCGGGCGCCCCGGCCGGCGCCGCCGAGTCGATCGGGGGCGCGAAGGAACTCGCCGAGCGGCTGCCGGCCGCCGAGGGCATCGCACTGCTGGACCGGGCCCGGGACGCCTTCGACAGCGCCCTGACCACCACCTCGTACGTCTCCATCGCCATCGCGGGCGCGGTGCTGGTGCTCGTGGTGTGGATGGTGCCGAAGGACTTCAAGGCGACCGGGTCAGGGCACTAG
- a CDS encoding serine hydrolase, protein MSTRWCGAAAGVAAVGLVVVPLGFGAGYVSEGAPTPGASPSVSATPQGDAFPRLTPAVARQLDQVVQKVMADAKVPGVMVSLSAPGKGEYVRTFGIADKATRAPIATDMYMRIGSETKTFTVTALLQLVDEGKVGLDDPIGKYVSGVPNGDRITLRELAGMRSGLFNYSEDEGFFKALTSDPRRPFTPQELLDYSFKHPVLFEPGAKFYYCNTNLILLGLVVEKMTGQNLADYVNEKVTKPAGLAHTLFPKGAEFPTPHSQGYTNQTATGKVEDAADWNPSWGWAAGAMISRLDDLKQWARVLATGELLTPATQAQRLKVVPAAGLPDTGYGLGIFNVDGWIGHNGSLPGYQSLTIYLPEPKATLVVLLNTDISHQGSEPSSLFGEAITKTVTPDHVFRLPAQPVPGSS, encoded by the coding sequence ATGAGTACACGGTGGTGTGGGGCCGCGGCCGGGGTGGCCGCGGTGGGGTTGGTCGTGGTGCCCCTGGGGTTCGGGGCGGGGTACGTGTCCGAGGGGGCGCCGACGCCCGGGGCTTCACCTTCCGTATCCGCGACCCCGCAAGGCGACGCGTTTCCTCGGCTCACGCCCGCCGTGGCCCGGCAGTTGGACCAGGTGGTGCAGAAGGTGATGGCCGACGCCAAGGTGCCGGGGGTGATGGTGTCGCTGTCGGCCCCCGGCAAGGGCGAGTACGTGCGGACCTTCGGCATCGCCGACAAGGCGACCCGTGCGCCGATAGCCACCGATATGTACATGCGGATAGGGAGCGAGACCAAGACCTTCACCGTGACGGCCCTGCTCCAGCTCGTCGACGAGGGCAAGGTCGGGCTGGACGACCCCATCGGGAAGTACGTGTCGGGCGTGCCCAACGGCGACCGGATCACCCTGCGCGAGCTGGCGGGCATGCGTTCCGGGTTGTTCAACTACTCCGAGGACGAAGGCTTCTTCAAGGCCCTGACCAGCGATCCTCGGCGGCCCTTCACCCCGCAGGAGCTGCTCGACTACTCCTTCAAGCACCCGGTGCTCTTCGAGCCCGGCGCGAAGTTCTACTACTGCAACACCAACCTGATCCTGCTCGGACTCGTGGTCGAGAAGATGACCGGGCAGAACCTCGCCGACTACGTCAACGAGAAGGTCACCAAGCCGGCGGGACTGGCCCACACCCTCTTCCCCAAGGGCGCGGAGTTCCCCACTCCGCACTCCCAGGGCTACACCAACCAGACCGCCACCGGAAAGGTCGAGGACGCGGCGGACTGGAACCCCTCCTGGGGCTGGGCGGCCGGTGCGATGATCTCCCGGCTCGACGACCTGAAGCAGTGGGCCAGGGTGCTGGCCACCGGCGAACTGCTCACGCCCGCCACCCAGGCGCAGCGGCTCAAGGTCGTCCCCGCCGCGGGTCTGCCCGACACCGGATACGGCCTGGGCATCTTCAACGTGGACGGCTGGATCGGCCACAACGGCTCGCTCCCCGGCTACCAGTCGCTGACCATCTACCTCCCGGAGCCCAAGGCCACGCTGGTCGTGCTGCTCAACACCGACATCTCCCATCAGGGCTCCGAACCCAGCTCCCTGTTCGGCGAGGCCATCACCAAGACGGTGACCCCGGACCACGTCTTCCGGCTGCCCGCCCAGCCGGTCCCCGGGTCGAGCTGA
- a CDS encoding GNAT family N-acetyltransferase → MSNQAEIVMRAADEDDIDTAAALFRGYLDFYEVAVEDPDRPRAFLAERIRSGESLVLLADAPGAGTVGFAQVYRTFSSLALRPMWILSDLYVAPPGRRSGAGRALLREVLRRAGAAGVAGVQLETAYDNHVAQALYEAEGFERDEFHIYFHGLKPSE, encoded by the coding sequence ATGAGCAATCAGGCAGAGATCGTCATGCGCGCCGCGGACGAGGACGACATCGACACGGCGGCCGCCCTGTTCCGCGGCTACCTCGACTTCTACGAGGTCGCCGTCGAGGACCCGGACCGCCCCCGCGCGTTCCTCGCCGAGCGGATCCGGTCCGGCGAGTCCCTGGTCCTCCTCGCGGACGCGCCCGGGGCCGGCACGGTCGGGTTCGCGCAGGTCTACCGGACGTTCTCGTCGCTCGCCCTGCGCCCCATGTGGATCTTGTCCGACCTGTACGTGGCCCCGCCCGGGCGGCGCAGCGGCGCGGGCCGGGCGCTGCTGAGGGAGGTGCTGCGGCGCGCCGGGGCGGCCGGGGTGGCGGGCGTGCAGCTGGAGACGGCGTACGACAACCACGTCGCGCAGGCGCTGTACGAGGCGGAGGGCTTCGAACGCGACGAGTTCCACATCTACTTCCACGGGCTGAAGCCTTCGGAATGA
- a CDS encoding SigE family RNA polymerase sigma factor — MRQGRGDRSGFREFAAARSGHLYRSACLLTSGDTHLAEDLVQETLGRMYLLWGRISRIDNPAAYAQKVLVRAFLTHRRRRSAGESPVGEFPDAGAAAGGGDAALRITLLDALGRLAPKDRAVLVLRYWEDRSVEETADAMNASSAAVRTRTTRALARLREQLGCSLAEFAER, encoded by the coding sequence ATGCGGCAGGGTCGCGGAGACAGATCAGGGTTCCGTGAGTTCGCGGCGGCGCGGTCGGGGCACCTGTACCGATCGGCCTGCCTGCTGACCAGCGGGGACACCCACCTCGCGGAGGACCTCGTCCAGGAGACCCTCGGGCGGATGTACCTGCTCTGGGGGCGGATCTCCCGGATCGACAATCCGGCGGCCTACGCGCAGAAGGTGCTGGTACGGGCCTTCCTGACCCACCGTCGGCGCCGGTCGGCGGGGGAGAGCCCGGTCGGGGAGTTCCCCGACGCGGGCGCGGCGGCTGGCGGCGGCGACGCGGCGCTGCGGATCACGCTGTTGGACGCCCTGGGGCGGCTGGCGCCCAAAGACCGGGCGGTGCTGGTGCTGCGGTACTGGGAGGACCGCAGCGTCGAGGAGACCGCCGACGCGATGAACGCCAGCTCGGCGGCCGTACGGACCCGCACCACCCGGGCGCTGGCACGGCTGCGGGAGCAACTGGGCTGCAGCCTGGCCGAGTTCGCCGAGCGTTGA
- a CDS encoding bifunctional 3'-5' exonuclease/DNA polymerase: MSDPAARWALAEDGDGWWHAAPVSGGDGRAAQAARHRDPADAVATAPPGTRWIWRSTPAVYPRLLASGVTVERCYDIENAELLLLRHEGRFGEPRSAAAAWARLTGAPVPPDPPQRAAEPGTQDSLFDPRPTPLPLDALLAVYADQAARHTRTAHPDRMRLLTASESAAFLVAAEMHRAGLPWRADVHRALLTELLGERYAGGGQPRRLAELADRISDAFGRRVRPELPADVIKAFAEAGIKLKSTRRWEIQELDHPAVEPLVEFKKLYRIYTAHGWSWLADWVHDGRFRPEFIPAGTLTGRWVTNGGGALQIPKVIRRAVVADPGWRLVVADADQMEPRVLAAISRDPAFMEVAGRPEDLYTAISRQGFAGDRDMAKIAVLGAVYGQTSGDGLKNLAALRRRFPQAVAYVDEAAKAGEEGRLVRTWLGRTCPPPAASEHGDTDGEAGIPQSAPQEREDAWTPSYASSNTRARGRFTRNFVVQGSAADWALLLLAALRQAIAAAGMRAELVFFQHDEVIVHCPAEEAEAVAEAIRAAGDRAGRIAFGDTPVRFPFTTAIVECYADAK; the protein is encoded by the coding sequence ATGAGCGACCCCGCCGCCCGCTGGGCCCTCGCCGAGGACGGCGACGGCTGGTGGCACGCTGCCCCGGTAAGCGGCGGAGACGGCCGCGCCGCCCAGGCGGCCCGCCACCGCGACCCCGCCGACGCGGTCGCCACCGCACCCCCCGGCACCCGCTGGATCTGGCGCTCCACCCCCGCCGTGTACCCCCGCCTCCTCGCCTCCGGCGTGACCGTCGAGCGCTGCTACGACATCGAGAACGCCGAACTCCTCCTGCTCCGCCACGAAGGCCGCTTCGGCGAACCCCGCTCCGCCGCCGCCGCATGGGCCCGCCTCACCGGCGCCCCCGTCCCGCCCGACCCCCCGCAGCGCGCCGCCGAGCCCGGCACCCAGGACTCCCTCTTCGACCCCCGCCCCACACCCCTCCCCCTCGACGCCCTGCTCGCCGTCTACGCCGACCAGGCCGCCCGCCACACCCGTACCGCCCACCCCGACCGCATGCGCCTGCTGACCGCCTCCGAGTCGGCCGCCTTCCTCGTCGCCGCCGAAATGCACCGCGCCGGCCTCCCCTGGCGGGCCGACGTCCACCGCGCCCTGCTCACCGAACTGCTCGGCGAGCGCTACGCCGGCGGCGGCCAGCCGCGCCGCCTCGCGGAGCTCGCCGACCGGATCTCCGACGCGTTCGGCCGCCGCGTCCGCCCCGAACTCCCCGCCGACGTCATCAAGGCGTTCGCCGAAGCCGGCATCAAGCTCAAGTCCACCCGCCGCTGGGAGATCCAGGAACTCGACCACCCGGCCGTGGAACCCCTCGTCGAGTTCAAGAAGCTGTACCGGATCTACACCGCGCACGGCTGGTCCTGGCTCGCCGACTGGGTCCACGACGGCCGTTTCCGCCCCGAGTTCATCCCCGCCGGCACCCTCACCGGCCGCTGGGTCACCAACGGCGGCGGGGCCCTGCAGATCCCCAAGGTGATCCGCAGGGCCGTCGTCGCCGACCCCGGCTGGCGGCTCGTCGTCGCCGACGCCGACCAGATGGAGCCCCGCGTCCTCGCCGCGATCTCCCGCGACCCCGCCTTCATGGAGGTCGCCGGCCGCCCGGAGGACCTCTACACCGCCATCTCCCGCCAAGGCTTCGCCGGTGACCGGGACATGGCCAAGATCGCCGTCCTCGGCGCCGTCTACGGACAGACCTCCGGCGACGGCCTCAAGAACCTGGCCGCGCTGCGCCGCCGCTTCCCGCAGGCCGTCGCCTACGTCGACGAAGCCGCCAAGGCCGGCGAGGAGGGCCGCCTCGTACGGACCTGGCTGGGCCGCACCTGCCCGCCACCGGCCGCCTCCGAGCACGGCGACACCGACGGCGAGGCCGGAATCCCCCAGTCCGCCCCGCAGGAGCGCGAGGACGCCTGGACCCCCAGCTACGCCTCTTCCAACACCCGCGCCCGCGGCAGGTTCACCCGTAACTTCGTCGTCCAGGGCAGCGCCGCCGACTGGGCGCTGCTCCTGCTCGCGGCCCTGCGCCAGGCCATCGCCGCCGCCGGGATGCGGGCCGAGCTGGTGTTCTTCCAGCACGACGAGGTGATCGTGCACTGCCCCGCCGAGGAGGCCGAGGCCGTCGCCGAGGCCATCCGCGCCGCCGGGGACCGGGCCGGCCGCATCGCCTTCGGCGACACCCCGGTCCGGTTCCCCTTCACCACCGCGATCGTGGAGTGCTACGCCGACGCCAAGTGA
- a CDS encoding NAD(P)H-binding protein, protein MPTPTPTPTLMLTGASGGLGSLIAARLAGRPDVRIGTRRPDGPDQVRVDFDAPGTLDFAGVDVLLLISAGYGEDDQVIARHGAVIAAAERDGVGHVVYTSLTEAGDHLPYALPHRWTERRLRDSTVPAWTVLRNGLYAELLAGLAAPGPDGRITAPLGEGRLAAVAREDLAEVAVRVSLDAGAHAGRVYELVGERALSGADLAGATGAAYAPAALGPTREALAAASGAAPFQVPMLIGTYSAIAAGFLAATDQGTLSTLLARPPLDALTVYANALP, encoded by the coding sequence GTGCCCACACCCACCCCCACCCCCACGCTCATGCTGACCGGCGCCTCGGGCGGACTCGGCTCGCTGATCGCGGCGCGCCTGGCGGGCCGGCCCGACGTACGGATCGGCACGCGTCGGCCGGACGGCCCCGACCAGGTCCGGGTGGACTTCGACGCGCCCGGCACGCTGGACTTCGCGGGGGTGGACGTCCTGCTGCTGATCTCCGCCGGGTACGGGGAGGACGACCAGGTCATCGCCCGCCACGGGGCGGTGATCGCGGCGGCCGAGCGGGACGGGGTGGGACACGTCGTCTACACCAGCCTGACGGAGGCCGGGGACCACCTCCCGTACGCGCTCCCGCACCGCTGGACGGAACGCCGGCTGCGGGATTCGACGGTGCCGGCGTGGACCGTCCTGCGCAACGGGCTCTACGCGGAACTCCTCGCGGGGCTCGCCGCCCCCGGGCCGGACGGGCGGATCACCGCGCCGCTGGGCGAGGGCCGGCTGGCGGCGGTGGCCCGCGAGGACCTGGCGGAGGTGGCGGTACGGGTGTCCCTCGACGCCGGGGCCCATGCCGGGCGGGTGTACGAACTGGTCGGCGAGCGCGCCCTGAGCGGCGCGGACCTCGCGGGGGCGACGGGCGCCGCCTACGCCCCCGCCGCTCTCGGCCCGACCCGCGAAGCCTTGGCCGCCGCCTCCGGCGCGGCGCCGTTCCAGGTCCCGATGCTGATCGGCACGTACTCGGCCATAGCGGCAGGCTTCCTCGCCGCTACGGACCAGGGCACCCTCTCCACCCTCCTGGCCCGCCCGCCGCTCGACGCCCTCACGGTCTACGCGAACGCCCTCCCCTGA
- a CDS encoding helix-turn-helix domain-containing protein encodes MSAGHTGVTGTRVTDQASAVISCDDDCGIRDVLDRIGDKWSVLVVVQLAAGVHRFKELQRAVDGISTGISQRMLTLTVRRLERDGLVSRTVYPTVPPQVEYELTPLGHSLTHLIKGLADWSLVHRPQIEAARRAWDATADMPS; translated from the coding sequence ATGTCAGCAGGGCACACCGGGGTAACCGGCACCCGGGTCACCGACCAGGCGTCGGCCGTCATCTCGTGCGACGACGACTGCGGGATCCGCGACGTCCTCGACCGGATCGGCGACAAGTGGTCGGTCCTCGTCGTCGTCCAGCTGGCGGCCGGCGTCCATCGGTTCAAGGAGCTCCAGCGCGCCGTGGACGGCATCTCCACCGGCATCTCGCAGCGCATGCTCACCCTCACCGTCCGCCGCCTGGAGCGCGACGGGCTGGTCTCGCGCACCGTGTACCCGACCGTCCCGCCCCAGGTGGAGTACGAGCTGACCCCGCTCGGCCACAGCCTCACCCACCTGATCAAGGGCCTCGCCGACTGGTCCCTCGTCCACCGCCCGCAGATCGAGGCAGCCCGCCGCGCATGGGACGCCACGGCGGACATGCCAAGCTGA